One window of Brassica napus cultivar Da-Ae unplaced genomic scaffold, Da-Ae ScsIHWf_270;HRSCAF=446, whole genome shotgun sequence genomic DNA carries:
- the LOC125601964 gene encoding uncharacterized protein LOC125601964, producing the protein MEEVKGQRGNGTSDADFVLQWGERKRVRCMKVKKDQSRKSSYSLTKRKLISRAVSSERGSPSRHLNRPNKMVESPGNVRRSFVASPEKEDRYYTTRGSMGTDESGKIIKEAVKETKKHVWPKLFINLSNKEKEEDFLAMKGCKLPQRPKKRAKLVQKTLLLVSPGTWLSDLCKERYEVREKKTSKKRPRGLKAMGSMDSDSE; encoded by the exons ATGGAAGAAGTGAAGGGACAAAGAGgaaatggaacctcagatgCTGATTTCGTGTTGCAATGGGGGGAGAGAAAAAGAGTTAGATGCATGAAAGTCAAGAAAGATCAAAGCCGCAAGTCATCTTATTCTTTGACTAAGCGCAAACTCATTTCGCGAGCTGTGTCTTCTGAGAGAGGCTCTCCTTCTCGCCATCTTAACCGTCCAAACAA GATGGTAGAGTCTCCAGGTAATGTGAGGAGATCGTTTGTGGCATCCCCTGAGAAGGAAGATAGATACTACACAACGAGGGGTTCTATGGGTACAGATGAGAGTGGGAAAATTATAAAGGAAGCTGTGAAGGAAACGAAGAAGCATGTGTGGCCAAAGCTGTTTATAAATTTGTCAAataaagagaaggaagaagatttCTTGGCTATGAAAGGGTGTAAGCTTCCTCAAAGACCCAAGAAACGAGCCAAATTGGTTCAGAAGACATTGCTT CTGGTGAGTCCAGGTACTTGGTTATCAGATCTGTGCAAAGAGAGGTATGAAGtaagagagaagaagacttCAAAAAAG CGGCCAAGAGGACTGAAGGCAATGGGGAGCATGGACAGTGATTCAGAGTGA
- the LOC106361254 gene encoding arabinogalactan protein 21-like, with product MEAMKMMVVFMVVAVAFSAIGQAAAATVEAPAPSPTSDAAMFVPALFASVVALASGLLF from the coding sequence ATGGAGGCAATGAAGATGATGGTTGTTTTCATGGTCGTTGCGGTGGCTTTCTCAGCCATAGGACAAGCGGCGGCCGCCACCGTGGAAGCTCCGGCTCCAAGCCCAACTTCTGATGCTGCCATGTTCGTACCGGCATTGTTTGCATCTGTTGTCGCTTTGGCATCTGGTCTTCTCTTTTGA